One window of the Parasphingopyxis algicola genome contains the following:
- a CDS encoding enoyl-CoA hydratase/isomerase family protein has translation MTLRLEKEGKIARLLIDRPDKRNAFTQEMWELFPDLLADAMGDDAIRVLIVHASEKDSAFSAGADIGEFAAGAKDAEWRAKNQAAIRTVQHDLARAPKPTVAVIDRDCIGGGCGIAIACDMRVAGPNARFGITPAKLGLVYSLHDTKLLVDLVGPSQAKRILFTGQLLSAEEAHAIGLVTILAEEPYEEAMALAETMASVSSHSQRMSKAIVRRILDGQTDDDAETAAQFDAAFDGADFAEGVAAFLEKRKARF, from the coding sequence ATGACCCTCCGCCTCGAAAAGGAGGGCAAGATCGCGCGTCTGCTGATCGACCGGCCGGACAAGCGCAACGCCTTCACGCAGGAGATGTGGGAGCTGTTTCCGGATCTGCTCGCCGATGCGATGGGCGACGACGCGATCCGCGTGCTCATTGTCCATGCGAGCGAGAAGGACAGCGCGTTCAGCGCGGGCGCCGATATCGGCGAGTTCGCGGCGGGGGCGAAAGACGCGGAATGGCGAGCGAAAAACCAGGCCGCGATCCGCACGGTGCAGCACGATCTCGCCCGCGCGCCCAAGCCGACCGTCGCCGTGATCGACCGGGATTGCATCGGCGGTGGCTGCGGCATCGCGATCGCTTGCGACATGCGGGTCGCCGGGCCGAATGCGCGCTTCGGGATCACGCCGGCCAAGCTCGGCCTCGTCTATTCGTTGCACGACACCAAGCTGCTCGTCGATCTGGTCGGACCTTCGCAAGCCAAGCGCATCCTCTTCACCGGCCAGCTGCTCTCGGCGGAAGAGGCGCACGCTATCGGCCTCGTGACGATCCTCGCCGAGGAGCCATATGAGGAAGCGATGGCGCTGGCCGAAACCATGGCGTCCGTCTCGTCGCACAGCCAGCGTATGAGCAAGGCGATCGTCCGGCGCATCCTCGACGGCCAGACGGACGATGACGCGGAGACGGCGGCGCAGTTCGACGCCGCGTTCGACGGCGCCGATTTTGCCGAGGGCGTCGCCGCGTTCCTCGAAAAGCGAAAGGCGAGGTTTTGA
- a CDS encoding polysaccharide deacetylase family protein codes for MQEERIDWPNGAKMALSVVVNVEEGSEMTVARGDKGMEPVDELGIHIRAPIRNYGNESNYLYGIKAGAPRIVKLLRAYDIKASWTVAAMSLENHPEIAEAIAELGHEPVSHGWRWVHQFKLDEDAEREFIRKAVASIEKTVGVRPYGWLSRYFHTDETRRLLIGEGFAYHMDDYSGDVPYWDRETVPGKPLVIVPYQLDNNDMKMWTDPALTPHQWLDYAKANFDQIYREGEEGNAKMMSLGLHLRIIGRPGRIWALEEFFKHVRAHSDVWVTTRHEIAQHFAQVEPA; via the coding sequence ATGCAGGAAGAACGGATCGACTGGCCTAACGGCGCGAAGATGGCGCTGAGCGTCGTCGTCAATGTCGAAGAGGGCAGCGAGATGACGGTCGCGCGCGGCGACAAGGGGATGGAGCCGGTCGACGAACTCGGCATCCATATCCGCGCGCCGATCCGCAATTACGGCAATGAGAGCAACTATCTCTACGGCATCAAGGCCGGTGCCCCGAGGATCGTCAAGCTGCTGCGTGCATACGATATCAAGGCGAGCTGGACGGTCGCGGCGATGAGCCTCGAAAACCATCCCGAGATCGCCGAAGCCATCGCCGAACTCGGCCATGAGCCGGTCAGCCATGGCTGGCGCTGGGTCCACCAGTTCAAGCTGGACGAGGATGCCGAGCGCGAATTCATCCGCAAGGCCGTCGCCTCGATCGAGAAGACGGTCGGCGTACGCCCCTATGGCTGGCTCTCGCGCTATTTCCATACCGACGAGACGCGCCGCCTGCTGATCGGGGAAGGCTTCGCCTATCATATGGACGATTATTCGGGCGATGTGCCCTATTGGGATCGCGAGACGGTGCCCGGAAAGCCGCTGGTGATCGTGCCGTACCAGCTCGACAATAACGACATGAAGATGTGGACCGACCCCGCGCTGACCCCGCATCAATGGCTCGACTATGCCAAGGCGAATTTCGACCAGATCTATCGCGAGGGCGAGGAAGGCAATGCGAAGATGATGAGCCTCGGCCTGCACCTGCGCATCATCGGCCGCCCGGGCCGCATCTGGGCGCTCGAGGAATTCTTCAAGCATGTCCGCGCGCATTCGGACGTCTGGGTGACGACGCGGCACGAGATCGCGCAGCACTTCGCGCAAGTGGAACCCGCATGA